A portion of the Candidatus Binatota bacterium genome contains these proteins:
- a CDS encoding acyloxyacyl hydrolase, with translation MRNVARLFSAVLLATFWLGANSAWSGESPPADTASATLSGPVVAVGFSEKGDVSMYSLSLGYRYEWRGPDFLDAAARRHGGTIATVLEPLLTLFAGDRESFDLQLVPMLRWQGTGQGLLRPWIEGGVGIAWSDLRGLNLGSRILFSDQVGVGFDLPTTGGKLLAVGYRLRHLSHAGLWADANSGINTHFVLVTLR, from the coding sequence ATGAGAAACGTGGCAAGACTGTTTTCAGCCGTCCTGCTGGCAACATTCTGGCTGGGCGCAAACAGCGCATGGTCAGGCGAATCGCCCCCTGCCGACACCGCGAGCGCCACCCTGTCGGGACCGGTAGTCGCGGTGGGCTTTTCCGAAAAGGGCGACGTCTCCATGTACAGCCTCTCGCTGGGATACCGCTACGAATGGCGGGGGCCGGATTTTCTTGACGCCGCGGCGCGTCGTCACGGGGGCACAATCGCCACCGTGCTCGAGCCATTGCTCACTTTGTTCGCGGGCGACCGCGAAAGCTTCGACCTGCAACTGGTGCCGATGTTGCGCTGGCAGGGAACTGGCCAAGGCCTGCTGCGCCCATGGATAGAAGGCGGCGTGGGTATCGCGTGGTCGGACCTGCGCGGATTGAACCTGGGTTCGCGCATACTGTTCAGCGACCAGGTCGGAGTGGGCTTCGACCTGCCCACGACCGGTGGAAAACTACTGGCCGTCGGCTACCGCCTGCGCCATCTTTCGCACGCAGGATTGTGGGCCGACGCCAACTCGGGCATCAACACCCACTTTGTCCTCGTGACCCTGCGCTGA